CACCTTGATTTTTTGATGGAGTTTTGGATTTATTCGTGGGAAAAGAACCAATGCTAGGCACATCAGCAGAAAGTTGACCATCATCGAAGTGACCATAATGTCAATTCCTAAGAAAAAATCCCCGGCAAAATGACTGCCTAAAATCCCCAAAGTGGAAACGCCACTACTGAGTAAAATAGCGGGGTAAGGTGAATGGAATTTAGGATGAATTCGTGCAAGACTCCTCGGGAAAAGTCCATCTGCACTCCAGGAATAAACCAGACGAGAAACAGATAAAATCATTGCTGGAAGGTCATTCAGTAGGGCAATTGCTGCTCCCAAAAGGATGATGATTCCAACCCAAGAAGGTAAGACATAGCTCAAAAGTCCGGCAGCCGATACATCTTTTGTCTGCGATTCCTCCGCTACAAATTGCCAAGGAACGGTGTGATACACTGCGTAGGTAAAACTGAAATAGAAAAGCCCTACGCCCAGAATTGCCAATCCAATTGCTTTCGGGAGGTTTCGCTGTGGGTTTTTCGCTTCTCCTCCCGCCTGTGCGATCGCATCAAATCCAATAAAACTGGAGAATAATAAGGCAGCTGCGGAGAAAAATGTCGACCAATTCCAAGTAGCAGGAATAAGGTCAACTGTCCGATTTTCTTTTTGGGTCAATGCCATTATAAAATCCTGCTGATCCAGCATCAATCCAGCAACAATCACCACTCCACCCAATAGAAACATAAGTGTCATCAAGGGAATCAACGTTTTTTCATAAGAAGTAATGCCCCGGATATTGATCCAAGTAAAAAACCAGAGGATGAGCAAGGAAATACTAACTCGGATACCTCCAATTTCCAAAACCTTCGCTACTTCCTCCCAGCCAAGGGCAAGAAAGACATCCCTGAAAAATGGAACTACGACGTAGGCAATCACTCCAATCACGATGGATAAACCAAACCATTGCGAAAAGCTGGCTATAAATCCCCAATACGGTTGGATCGCCCTGCTCGCATACAAATAAGAACCTCCAGCCCGTGGCATGGCAGATGCCAAAACGATGTAAGCAAATGCTGCGAAAAGAGCAGGAATGGCTGCAAAAAGAAAAGCGGGAAGCACGTATGGACCTATTCCCGGAATATTTCGCTGAATCATAAAGGGAACCACATAAATCGATGCGCCGATCATGGAGCAAATTCCTGTGGCAGTAAGGCCTAATAATCCAAGTTGGCGGGAAAGGTGGGGAGAGGTTTGACTCATAGATTGCTAAAAATAGCCAAAAGGCTAAGATACTGGCAATGCCATTGAAGGAATTCTAAACTTCCTTTGTTACTGGATGAAATCGAATATGGGAATTCTTTTGAGCTAAAAAAACTTCGAATTCTGCAAAATGAACAGACTAGAATTAGCCGGATCAGTCCATGGACAACTGAGGAATTTGAGGAAGATACCTGAGTTTTGTCAGGAAAATTGCTTGCAATATTTCCCTATTTTGGGTCATCAAAATTGATTTTTAGCCGAGCTATGAATAATGCCATTTACCTCACCACCACAGAGCCGTTTTCTGGAAAATCCATCTATGCCTTGGGCCTGATGAATTTACTGGCTTCCAAAACAGACAAGTTAGCCTATTTCAAACCCATCATTTCAGGAGGGAAAAAGGAAAAAGACCGACGTTTGGAGTTGCTCAAGGAGCATTTTAACCTTTCTCAGGAGTATGAGGAAATGTATGCATTTACCCGAAAGAAGGCTTTCAAGGAAATCAATCGAGGAAATGAGTCCGAATTGATTGATGCCATCATCGAGAAGTTTAAAAAGCTTCAGGAAAACTATGACTTCGTGGTCGTGGAGGGGACTGATTTCACAGAACTCAACAATGTGGAATTTGACGGGAATATTTCCATTGCCAAAAACTTGGGAATTCCAGTTGCCTTGATTTTGAATGGCGATAAGCGGACTCCCTCCGAAGTTTTGGATATGGCTTTGGCTGCTGTACATAGTTTCCACAATCATGGAGTTCAGATTTTGACCTTAGTCGCCAATAAGTTGATGGAGGATAAAGTGGAGGATGTGAAACGGAGGTTGGAGGCTATTCTTCCAGCAGAAATTCTGATCACCGGAATCCCTGTTCATGCCGAGTTGAGCAATCCAACGATGGCAGAAATCATGGAGTCCTTGGGTGCTAACCTGATTTTTGGCGGAAATCTCCTGACCAATCGAGTGGATCATTCCATTGTCGGGGCGATGCAGTTGCATAATTTTCTCACTCGGCTTGGGCAAAATACCTTGGTAGTGACTCCAGGCGACCGAGGAGATATCATTATTGGAGCCCTGCAAGCGAATGTTTCTCGGAACTTTGGAAAAGTAGCAGGAATCATTGTTTCTGGCGGCATGCACCCAGAGCCATCGATCGTCAAGTTGATCGAGGGCCTGGAGACAATCGTGCCGATCTTGCAAGTTGACGAAGGGACTTTTATGGTTGTAACCAAAGTCAATCAAATCAGAGCCAGGATCGCCGCAGGAGATAAGGAAAAGATCGCTTTAGCCATTCGACTATTCGAAACTTGGGTGGATGAAAAAGCCCTTAACGATCGCTTGGTTGCTTTCCATACCGATACGTTGACACCTAGAATGTTTCAGTATCAGTTGGTCAAGCGAGCGAAATCCTCCAAAAAACACATCGTGCTCCCAGAGGGAGAGGAAGATCGAATTTTGATTGCAGCAGATATGCTGGTGCGCCAAAATGTGGTTGAATTGACACTTTTGGGTAACCTAGAGGTCATGGAGACCAATGCGAAGCGATTGAACTTATCGCTCGATTTCTCCAAAATTCAAGTCGAAGATCCAGCGACTTCCCCACGTTTGGAAACCTACTCCCAAGCCCTTTACGAACTTCGAAAAAGTAAGGGGATGACTCCCAATACTGCTCGGGACTTGATGCATGATGTTTCCTATTTTGGTACCATGATGGTGTACAAAGGAGATGCTGAAGGGATGGTTTCCGGAGCAGTTCACACCACCCAGCATACCATTCGTCCAGCCTTGCAGTTTGTGAAAACCAAGCCTGGAAACTCTACCGTTTCTTCGGTGTTCTTTATGTGTTTACCCAGTCGTGTGGCTGTATTTGGAGATTGCGCCGTAGTGCCTAATCCTTCTTCCGAACAACTCGCAGATATTGCGATTTCCTCTGCGGAATCCGCCAAAATGCTGGGAATTGACCCTAAAATCGCCATGCTTTCGTATTCCTCAGGAACTTCCGGTGAGGGAGAAGAGGTGGAAAAAGTCAGAAAAGCGGCAGAGATGGTGAAGGCTAGAAGACCAGATTTGAAGGTTGAGGGCCCAATTCAATATGATGCGGCAGTTGATCCCGAGGTAGGCAAAAAGAAAATGCCGAATTCGGTAGTTGCCGGTCAGGCCAGCGTATTGATTTTTCCCGACCTCAATACCGGAAATAATACTTACAAGGCGGTGCAGCGGGAAACAGGTGCCATCGCTATCGGTCCTATGCTCCAAGGTTTGAATAAACCGGTAAATGATTTAAGCCGGGGTTGTACCGTGGTTGACGTGTTTAATACCGTAGTAATTACGGCGATACAAGCGCAAGAAGGATGATTTATGATTTACGAATTACGAGGAGCGATTTATGATTTACGAGGTAGGAGGTACGAGGGACGATTTACGAATTACGAGATCTTCTTAAGAGTAAAGGTTGAAATCTTAATCTTGGCTTTTCTCCATGAAATGAAAATCGTATCATCAACAAATAGCTTGTATTTACCGGTACATCGGTCGCCGGACACCCGACACCCGACATCAGACATCGGTCATCCGACAATTAATCTTCCGTCTTCTGTCTCCTATCTTCCGTCTTTTCAACCATGAACGTCTTCGTTATCAATTCTGGCAGTAGCTCAATCAAGTACCAACTCATTTCCATGCCTGAGGCAAAAGTCCTTTGTTCGGGGCTCGTGGATCGGATTGGGCAGGAAGGTTCCAAGGTGGAGCACAAGTCATTTTTACCACAGGGAGAAGTGAAAAAGGTGTTGGAAATTCCTGTTCCCCATCATTCGGTAGGATTGACAGAAGTTGCCAGTTTGTTGACTAATGCAGAGGTGGGCGTAATTTCCGATCCTTCACAGGTGGAGGTGGTCGGGCATCGGGTGGTGCATGGAGGAGAAAAATTCGCTTCCACCCAAGTCATTACTCCAGAGATCAAGGCCAAAATCAAGGCCCTTTTCCCCTTAGCCCCATTGCACAATCCCGCTAATTACCTGGGAATAGAGGTGGCGGAAAGTATTTTTCCTCATGCCCGACAGATCGCGGTGTTTGATACGGCTTTCCACCAAAGCATGCCTGCACAGGCCTATCGAATGTCAATTCCGAATGACCTGTATGTTAACCATGGCATTCGGGCCTATGGATTCCACGGCACGAGTCATAAGTATGTCAGTGAGCGGGCAGGGGAGTATTTGCAGAAGTCTGACTCCAAAGTCATCACCATCCACCTCGGTAATGGCTGTAGCATGGCCGCAGTGGAAGGAGGAAAATGCATGGATACGAGTATGGGATTAGGTCCTATGAACGGGCTGATCATGGGGACACGAGCGGGAGATATCGATCAGTCAGTGATTTTTTACTTGGTGCGCGAACTCGGCTATTCCCTGGATGAGGTGAACAACTTACTGAATAAAAAGAGCGGAATGCTCGGTTTGACCGGGTTCAGCGATATGCGGGATATCGGCAAACTCTATCATCAAGGACAGCCCGAAGCTATTTTGGCCTATCAGCTGTATGCCTATCGGATCAAAAAGTACATTGGTTCCTTCGCTGCGGCGATGAATGGACTGGATGCAATCGTCTTCACTGGAGGAGTTGGAGAGAATGACCAACTTACCCGAACATTTGTCTGTGAGAAGATGGACTTTCTTGGCATCCAGCTCGATCCGGAAAAGAACAAACTGCCCAATACAGGCCTTCGTGCGATTCAAACTGACGCTTCATCCGTACAGATTTTGGTGATTCCAACCAATGAAGAGTTGGAGATAGCGAGGCAGTGCTTCGGGATAGAGGATTAAGGTCTGATGATTAATGACCGAAGTTAGCTAAGCTGGAAGATCGAAGACGGGATACCGAAGATGGATTGTCAGGGGACTGAAGTCCGATGACTGAAGGACAACAAGCTCCAAAGGAGCGTCCTTTATCAGCCAGATTGCCAGCGGTTTCAACCGCTAGATTTATGGATGGATCTCAAAATTCCCACCTTGCTGGCGCAGAATTTTCGAATTGGAATGGGCGGCAAATCGCTAGCGAAACGGAGTAGTTTACAACATTTTTATCTCTCAGCTCCCTTTCAATTTTTCCCCTTTTCCTGACAACTCTGCAAGCTGTTGGATTCTGGCCTTTCGGGTCTTTTCGGTTTTGGCGAGTTTGAGCCAGCAGAGGACAAAGCGCTTACTGGAGTCATTGATGCGATGAAAAAAATCACTGGCTCCAGGCACCTTTTCCAGTCCGTCCTGTAGGTCCTGAGGAACTTCCAATCGGTCCACATCTTCCATAAAATCCCAAAGACCGACTTGCTTGGAGTACTCAATCGAGCGAAAACCGACTTCATGCATCTTTCCCATTTCGATCAACTTGGCCGCACAATCTTTATAGCTTTTGGCCCAGTGCTGTACTCTTCGAGGAGATATCAGCTGCATCGTCCGACGCTCGTCCAGCTTTCTTCGGATGCCATCGATCCAGCCAAAGCAGATCAATTCATCCAAGACCTCTTCCCTTGAGAGATACTTTTCAGGAACTGCTTTCAAATAGGTAACCAACCAAACCGATTCTTCTTGTTGATGATGTTGCTCCAACCAGTGCCGTAATTCTTCCTGGGAAGTGACTTCCACTTTCTGGAAATTGTCGGTTTGGATCATGAGGTGAGGACAGTTTTAGAGTATTTTTCAGGATAACTCGCCTCAATTACCGACTGTTTTTAGTTCAGATTGTTTTCTGAAGGTGATCGATATCGAAGTCTATCCAACCTGACTCATTCCTCTGAATATCCACGACACCCCAAATTGATCGGTCAATTGTCCATAAACGCCAAAGGGAGCATTGTTAAGCTCCATAAAAAGTCGAGTTTCCCGATCAGCCCCCACTGCCAATCGGTCAAACACAGGCTTCAACTCCTCGTACCTCTCGCCCGTGAGGTAGATGCTGAAGGTATTTCCGGGTTTGGGTTCCAGCATGGGAGAGGCCATCCAGTCGGTAGCTGAAAACTCAATCTGGTTGTTTTTCAAGTGGGCGTAGATGATCCGATCGTGTTTTTCCTCAGGAAACTGAGCCTTCATCGGTGTATCTCCCACACGGGTGAGGGTGAGTTCGCCCCCCAGACATTCCTGGTAAAAACTCATGGCTTGTCGGCAGTTTCCGTCAAATAGTAGAAATGGGGTGGTTTGGAGCATAGGGAGGTTTTTTAGTGTTTGGTTAAGGTGAATTAGCTTGGAGACGGCGGTCTCTAGGAGCTCCTTTTCTTCCAACTTTCTTGAAGATACTAAATTGCCTTATTTCCTCTGAACCGACCCTTGTATCTAAGATGAGACAGCATTACAAATGGGGTAGAATATTAGGATGGAATTACAAATCCCACCCAGCTCTAATCTGAATTTCAATGATTAAATGGATACTAATCTCAGTGGGAACTGACTAGGCCTAAGCCTAATCAGCTTTCTTTACACCGAGAGGGAGTTTTAGGATTCCTTGCCTTAATTAATTGTCGAGTCCTGCTTCTGCCACCACCGTGAGCAAGGCAAGTTTAATCGCATCGGTTCCTTTCTCATCCAACCACCATTCGTCCAGTGCGTGGGCATTGTCTCCTTTTCCGCCCCAACTTAAAGTCACGGCAGGGATCCCTTTGGAAATAGGCCAATTCGCATTTCCGGACATGATAAATAGGCTAGGTTGTATCCCAAAAGACTGAACAGCAGCCATTGACCGCTGGACCAAAGGGGATTGCTCGGGGGTTTTTCCCGAAGGTCTAAATCCGATTCGTTCCACTTGTAGAGTAAGCACTGGGCTGGTCTTTCGGTTGCTGTTGTATTCTGAAAGTCCTTTTTCCATTGAGACCTTGAAAATGGAATCCATGGTGCTGAGACTTTGATCGTCTTCCGAACGCATGTCCACTTCCATCCAAGATTCAAATGGAATCGAATTGACAGAGGTGCCACCGCCTATTTTCCCGACATTGAAACTGGTCTTGGTTTTGGCTATTTCTGAAAACTGAGCTGCGGCATCGGAGAAGTAATTGATCATTTTTCCCAAAGCATGGTGGGGATTGACTAAGCCAAAATCACTCCAGGAATGGCCTCCCGGACCAGAAACAGTTACTTTGTAGCGGATAGAGCCGGTGCCTTGGTTGGAAATTCCGCCCGGTTCATCTGAATCTATGGAAATCCAGGAATCGATTTTCACATCTCCTTGATCAATCAGATACTTCACGCCGCGTAGGTCGCCGTTTCCCTCTTCCCCAACCGTGGCCACAAATAGAATGTTGTCCTTGGTCTGGATTTTGGCTTTTTCTAGGGCTCTTAGGACCGTGAGCACCACCACCAGCCCGCGGGTATTGTCCCCGATTCCCGGAGCAAAAAGTGTATCGCCTTTGGTTTTCACCTTGACGTCAGTTCCTTCCGGAAATACGGTATCCAAGTGCCCGTCCAGCGCCACCGTTCGTTCCCCGACCGTCCCTTTGCGAAGCGCCAGCACATTGCCGATGCTGTCCATCCAAACTTGGACTCCTCCGGCTTCCTCCAGCATCTCTTGGTACTTTTTCCCTCGGGCAGTTTCCATAAAGGGTGGCGCCGGGATTTCCGTGAGCAGGATCAATTCTTGCAATCCTTGAGGATTCAGTCGGTCGATTTCGGCAAAAGCAGCCTGAACAGAAGGCTTTCCGGAAAGCTCCTGGATTTCGGAGCGATAGTGGGAACTCACTTCGGATGTTTTTACCTGGGCAAACCCAGAAAAGCTCAAGAGGAAACAAGCTAAGGCAAGGAGAGTAAACTTCATAGAAATTGGGAATGGGTGTATGCCGGATATTAGAAATTCCGACTCCAAAATCTACGGATTAATCGGGTGAATTTTTGAAAGGAAAGGGTTAAAAATAGGGATTGGGGCAGGAGATGGCAGAGCAATGTTTTGGGGTGGTGGTAATGGATTAATAACAAAAACGCCTGGTCTTTGGGGCTGAGCGTAGTTTGTAACTACGCTCTTTTATTCCTTTCAATTTGTAATTGACTGATAAATTCTGCGACTGGGTGAAGTTTGCAACTTCACCCTAATATCCTTACCATCCCGATAGCTATCGGGATACAATTGGCTTAGAAACCTTTATTACCAATAATCAACTTCAATCAAACTCTTCAAACCAGAATAATTCCTGGGACTCGAGTATAAATAATCTTCCTCCTTTTCGACAATTCCTGCTCTGACAGGATTTTGATGGATGTAGGTCATCCTACTCTCAATCATTTTTGGCTCATATAATTCAATCGCATGGTTGTCATGAGTCCAAAACTGCAAATCACCTGATCGCTTATTAAATTTAGCATGGTACTCAAAAATCATTTTCATCCATTCTCGCCTGCTTTCTTGTGGATTTTCTAGAACCAATTTCAATAATTTTTTGCTTGTAAACTTTTTGAAATCCCGTACCCAATCCGAAAGCTTACCTTCCTTTTGCTGAACGACCAAATGGATATGATTGCTCATGATAACATAGCCGTATAAGTATAAGCCTTTTTCTAAGCGACAAAAAGAAAGGTTCTCCAAAATCAAATCCCGATATACTTTTCGGGTAAAAACATCTGCCCAACCCACCACCTGAAAAGTAAGGAAATAGGGCATTTCTTGATCCCGTATCTGATAGGCCTCTCCCATAAAACAATTTTATCGATAGAAGCAATTTACATCCCGACTATTGTCGTGGATTGTTGGTATAGAAAGGTGTTTTGCAAACTACACCTAGTCCTAATCAAGTTATTCTACTCCCAGAGGGGGTAGGTGCTGTTATCGGTAGTCTTTCTCATAGTGTCTGTTTAATAACCTCTTTTGTATCAGTGTCAAATACAATTATTCCTTCGCTTTGGTCGTCAAGTTGCCCAGCTAATTGACCTTTTTCTGTCCAAACAGAACTATGCCCAACACTTAAAAAATTGTCGCAGAAGCCAACACAGTTTGACATTAATACTGGCATTGAATATTTTTTCGCCACTTCTGGATAATGTGCTAATGCTTTATAAATTCCATTTTGGGATTTTGCCACACTTGCTAAATAAATCTCCGCTCCAAGTTTATTCACAGTATCAGAATGGTTTGGCTGCAAACTTTCAAAGCATATAGCTGGAGCAACTTTCTTGTTGTCTAAGTTTAGAATGACTTGTTCATCCCCACTTATAAAATATGGAAATTCATCTGAATGAAGTTGTTGTTTTGAATAAGTAATCCTTGGTTTGTCGGGTTGAAAAATAACCATACTGATTTTAATTCCTGTTTCTGCTATTGTCGGAATGCCAAGTCCAATTGTTATTTTTTTTGTGTCGCTAATTTTTTGAAAGCTATCAAGTCTTTTATCGTCTTGGGTTGTTGCTAAGGTTTTTGCAAGTTCAGGTTCGTAACTTGTCAATGAAAGCTCAGGAAAGAAAATTGAAGTTGCTTTTAATGACGAAGCAAGCTCAATAAATTTTATATGATTGTCAATGTTTGCTGAAATGTCGCCTTTGATTGGTCTTGTCTGTGCGATACTTATTTTCATGTGTTGTCTGTCTTTAAGATTACCGCTAACGGTTTGCGGCTTTGCGAAGAAGCGGATTTCGGAGCTCAAAACTGTCAATATAGCACAAAAGTTGATGAGAGGTAGGATGTTCAATTAACCACTGAACCCGCTTTTTTGCAAAACCGCTGTTACCGGTTCGTGCTTCTTTTCTATCGTGTTGTTGTCTGTCCATGTTGCTCTGTCTTGGTGCGTTGGCTTGGCGGCTCTTTTGCAAAACTTGGCTTTAGCGTTGGCTTGTGCGGTTTTGCAAATGTGCCACCAAATGCATAGGCTATTTGTTTTTCATTTGTCCGATTTTAGGAACTATTGTTATTAAAAATCTTTGGTTGGCATTACCGATGTCAGGCTGTGTCCGTGGAATACCTTTTTCGCCACTTCCAGCTACGATTATTTCGCAGTTCTTCAATTTGTCAAGTCCAACATTGTTTTGTTCCCAAAACTTAATTAGCGACTGGGCTCTGTGATAGCTTAGGTCGTCATTTCCAATCCAATTATCTTTTGATGCTTGTCCTTCAACTACAATTAAATATTTGATATTTTCTTCCTCTGGATATTTTAAGATGAGTTGTTTGATTACATCACCTGCTTTAAGCAAGTCAGAACGTTTGTCAGGCACAATTTTAGAAATGTCATAACTGCCTTTTGGAAACAAAAACTGCATGTTCAAAATGTGCTTTTTGTTCTCTGCGTCATACTTAAAGTAGGCTGTGTCAATATTGTTAACTGTTTTTTCAATTTCCTTAATTCGGTCAAGTTCCCTGCCTTTCTCTCCAAGTTCACCAATCATCTTGTTTTGCATGGTATAAACCAAAACAAAGAGAACAAGCATGACGAAAAACAAACTTGTCATTAAGTCTGAATAGCTCAACCAAAAGAAGTCTCTTTTTTTCTCGTTTGATTTAGCCATTTTACTTCTCTGTTGGGATTTCTATTTTACTGATGGTTTTCTTCAAGTCTATAATAGCATCAATAAGAGCCTTATTAGTTTCAATTGATTGCTTTTGCGAATCCTTGAAGTCATTTCGCATTTCAACGATTTGATTTTTCAAAACATTGAATTCATCCTTTTGGATGGATGAGTTTTCTACAAAAATTTTAATGGCATTTTGTATTTCATTAATTCCTGTGAAAAAGTTGTTGTTACTGCCAATAAAGGATTGAATTTGCTCAGTAGAAGTTTTAAAGTAACTATTGAGTTCCTTGTAAACCTCTTTGATATCTTGATTAAGTTCATCAACTTGGGTTCGCCATACTTCTCTGTGGTCGTTTATAGTAGGGAAGTGTTTTTCTAAAGAATCTTTGAATTGCTTCTGTAACTCAATTGTGGCAACACTATTATTGCTTATTGCTTTAAGATTTACATTGAAGTCCTTAAACTGTTCAATGATTATATTCATGTCATGGGCAACTTTCTCTGTTTTGTCAACATAACCATTTAAGCCTTTTTGATACGCTTGAAATTTTTCTAAGTGTTCTGCCGATTCTTTAAGGTCTGCAAACACCTCTGCAATTTTAGTTGCAGTTCTGGTTAAACTCAACTTGTTTATTTCTTCAAGAACGGTTTGCTGTTTTTGTAAGTTCTCATTTAATAAGTGCCCTGAATCCTTATA
Above is a window of Algoriphagus sanaruensis DNA encoding:
- a CDS encoding APC family permease, yielding MSQTSPHLSRQLGLLGLTATGICSMIGASIYVVPFMIQRNIPGIGPYVLPAFLFAAIPALFAAFAYIVLASAMPRAGGSYLYASRAIQPYWGFIASFSQWFGLSIVIGVIAYVVVPFFRDVFLALGWEEVAKVLEIGGIRVSISLLILWFFTWINIRGITSYEKTLIPLMTLMFLLGGVVIVAGLMLDQQDFIMALTQKENRTVDLIPATWNWSTFFSAAALLFSSFIGFDAIAQAGGEAKNPQRNLPKAIGLAILGVGLFYFSFTYAVYHTVPWQFVAEESQTKDVSAAGLLSYVLPSWVGIIILLGAAIALLNDLPAMILSVSRLVYSWSADGLFPRSLARIHPKFHSPYPAILLSSGVSTLGILGSHFAGDFFLGIDIMVTSMMVNFLLMCLALVLFPRINPKLHQKIKVFPSQKLQQTIGWLGIVFLSFFLIMHTRKDLVSELSAWYFHSTWIWMIVMSLASLYFLFRWKKIKTDQPELIQKFTELPKD
- the pta gene encoding phosphate acetyltransferase, with the protein product MNNAIYLTTTEPFSGKSIYALGLMNLLASKTDKLAYFKPIISGGKKEKDRRLELLKEHFNLSQEYEEMYAFTRKKAFKEINRGNESELIDAIIEKFKKLQENYDFVVVEGTDFTELNNVEFDGNISIAKNLGIPVALILNGDKRTPSEVLDMALAAVHSFHNHGVQILTLVANKLMEDKVEDVKRRLEAILPAEILITGIPVHAELSNPTMAEIMESLGANLIFGGNLLTNRVDHSIVGAMQLHNFLTRLGQNTLVVTPGDRGDIIIGALQANVSRNFGKVAGIIVSGGMHPEPSIVKLIEGLETIVPILQVDEGTFMVVTKVNQIRARIAAGDKEKIALAIRLFETWVDEKALNDRLVAFHTDTLTPRMFQYQLVKRAKSSKKHIVLPEGEEDRILIAADMLVRQNVVELTLLGNLEVMETNAKRLNLSLDFSKIQVEDPATSPRLETYSQALYELRKSKGMTPNTARDLMHDVSYFGTMMVYKGDAEGMVSGAVHTTQHTIRPALQFVKTKPGNSTVSSVFFMCLPSRVAVFGDCAVVPNPSSEQLADIAISSAESAKMLGIDPKIAMLSYSSGTSGEGEEVEKVRKAAEMVKARRPDLKVEGPIQYDAAVDPEVGKKKMPNSVVAGQASVLIFPDLNTGNNTYKAVQRETGAIAIGPMLQGLNKPVNDLSRGCTVVDVFNTVVITAIQAQEG
- a CDS encoding acetate/propionate family kinase, encoding MNVFVINSGSSSIKYQLISMPEAKVLCSGLVDRIGQEGSKVEHKSFLPQGEVKKVLEIPVPHHSVGLTEVASLLTNAEVGVISDPSQVEVVGHRVVHGGEKFASTQVITPEIKAKIKALFPLAPLHNPANYLGIEVAESIFPHARQIAVFDTAFHQSMPAQAYRMSIPNDLYVNHGIRAYGFHGTSHKYVSERAGEYLQKSDSKVITIHLGNGCSMAAVEGGKCMDTSMGLGPMNGLIMGTRAGDIDQSVIFYLVRELGYSLDEVNNLLNKKSGMLGLTGFSDMRDIGKLYHQGQPEAILAYQLYAYRIKKYIGSFAAAMNGLDAIVFTGGVGENDQLTRTFVCEKMDFLGIQLDPEKNKLPNTGLRAIQTDASSVQILVIPTNEELEIARQCFGIED
- a CDS encoding YdeI/OmpD-associated family protein: MIQTDNFQKVEVTSQEELRHWLEQHHQQEESVWLVTYLKAVPEKYLSREEVLDELICFGWIDGIRRKLDERRTMQLISPRRVQHWAKSYKDCAAKLIEMGKMHEVGFRSIEYSKQVGLWDFMEDVDRLEVPQDLQDGLEKVPGASDFFHRINDSSKRFVLCWLKLAKTEKTRKARIQQLAELSGKGEKLKGS
- a CDS encoding VOC family protein, which translates into the protein MLQTTPFLLFDGNCRQAMSFYQECLGGELTLTRVGDTPMKAQFPEEKHDRIIYAHLKNNQIEFSATDWMASPMLEPKPGNTFSIYLTGERYEELKPVFDRLAVGADRETRLFMELNNAPFGVYGQLTDQFGVSWIFRGMSQVG
- a CDS encoding M20/M25/M40 family metallo-hydrolase; translation: MKFTLLALACFLLSFSGFAQVKTSEVSSHYRSEIQELSGKPSVQAAFAEIDRLNPQGLQELILLTEIPAPPFMETARGKKYQEMLEEAGGVQVWMDSIGNVLALRKGTVGERTVALDGHLDTVFPEGTDVKVKTKGDTLFAPGIGDNTRGLVVVLTVLRALEKAKIQTKDNILFVATVGEEGNGDLRGVKYLIDQGDVKIDSWISIDSDEPGGISNQGTGSIRYKVTVSGPGGHSWSDFGLVNPHHALGKMINYFSDAAAQFSEIAKTKTSFNVGKIGGGTSVNSIPFESWMEVDMRSEDDQSLSTMDSIFKVSMEKGLSEYNSNRKTSPVLTLQVERIGFRPSGKTPEQSPLVQRSMAAVQSFGIQPSLFIMSGNANWPISKGIPAVTLSWGGKGDNAHALDEWWLDEKGTDAIKLALLTVVAEAGLDN
- a CDS encoding REP-associated tyrosine transposase, with translation MGEAYQIRDQEMPYFLTFQVVGWADVFTRKVYRDLILENLSFCRLEKGLYLYGYVIMSNHIHLVVQQKEGKLSDWVRDFKKFTSKKLLKLVLENPQESRREWMKMIFEYHAKFNKRSGDLQFWTHDNHAIELYEPKMIESRMTYIHQNPVRAGIVEKEEDYLYSSPRNYSGLKSLIEVDYW
- a CDS encoding carbon-nitrogen hydrolase family protein produces the protein MKISIAQTRPIKGDISANIDNHIKFIELASSLKATSIFFPELSLTSYEPELAKTLATTQDDKRLDSFQKISDTKKITIGLGIPTIAETGIKISMVIFQPDKPRITYSKQQLHSDEFPYFISGDEQVILNLDNKKVAPAICFESLQPNHSDTVNKLGAEIYLASVAKSQNGIYKALAHYPEVAKKYSMPVLMSNCVGFCDNFLSVGHSSVWTEKGQLAGQLDDQSEGIIVFDTDTKEVIKQTL